A genome region from Leifsonia sp. Root112D2 includes the following:
- a CDS encoding TA system VapC family ribonuclease toxin: protein MILADVNVLVYAFDADAAQHASYAAWLERALAGPEDFALLDTVLSGFVRIVTHPKIMPRPAPTGQAVEFVNALIGAPSARWLPASGALWGTFAQLAADDPALKANLVPDAYLASAAIAHGARFATADRGFARYPGLNWFDPAVSAGYVSRKRAGTKQTGTKQ, encoded by the coding sequence GTGATTCTGGCCGACGTCAACGTGCTGGTCTACGCCTTCGATGCGGATGCCGCGCAGCACGCCTCGTACGCGGCCTGGCTCGAACGTGCTCTCGCCGGCCCCGAAGACTTCGCCCTGCTCGACACGGTGCTTTCCGGCTTCGTGCGCATCGTGACGCATCCGAAGATCATGCCCAGGCCGGCCCCGACGGGGCAGGCGGTCGAGTTCGTGAACGCGCTGATCGGTGCGCCGAGCGCGCGCTGGCTGCCGGCATCCGGGGCGCTGTGGGGTACATTCGCGCAGCTTGCCGCCGATGACCCCGCGCTCAAGGCCAATCTGGTTCCGGATGCCTACCTCGCATCCGCCGCCATCGCACACGGCGCCCGATTCGCGACCGCCGACCGCGGTTTCGCCCGCTACCCCGGTCTGAACTGGTTCGACCCCGCCGTCTCTGCGGGCTACGTCAGCAGGAAACGGGCAGGCACGAAACAGACAGGCACAAAACAATAG
- a CDS encoding GbsR/MarR family transcriptional regulator produces the protein MPRDDQALSDMIEQSAAILTAAGMPRMPSRVLMALTVADGGGMTAVELAERLGVSAAAISGAVRYLQGIGIVRRLARAGSRRDSYETPENMWSSTIAQEQPVYRALAAQGEAALVAIDEPESEASRRLEEMVGFYRFLDRRMPELMAEWEAQR, from the coding sequence ATGCCCCGAGACGACCAGGCACTCAGCGACATGATCGAGCAGTCCGCCGCCATCCTCACCGCGGCGGGAATGCCTCGGATGCCCTCGCGAGTGCTCATGGCGCTCACCGTCGCCGACGGCGGTGGCATGACGGCCGTCGAGCTGGCCGAGCGACTCGGCGTGAGCGCCGCCGCGATCTCCGGAGCGGTGCGCTACCTGCAGGGAATCGGTATCGTGCGGCGTCTGGCCAGGGCCGGCAGCCGACGCGACAGCTATGAGACTCCCGAGAACATGTGGTCGTCGACCATTGCCCAGGAGCAGCCCGTCTACCGGGCGCTTGCGGCGCAAGGGGAAGCGGCGCTCGTCGCGATAGACGAGCCGGAGTCGGAGGCATCCAGGCGCCTGGAAGAGATGGTGGGTTTCTACCGTTTTCTGGACAGGCGCATGCCCGAACTCATGGCCGAGTGGGAGGCGCAGCGATAG
- a CDS encoding ABC transporter permease encodes MNTFGVLLMQRLRRDRWQLIIWIACIALLAFVATTSVGSTYGSGASRASVLKLAVSNPAILMLRGLPQGSSLAAVTYFEIFTFLALLAGLMSTFLAVRHTRAEEESGRAELIASTPAARLTPTVATLVHGVLANLVIGIVVVVGFSSSKLPVDGSILAGAAVAATGIVFVGVGLLTSQLMVTSRGANGVAAAAVVLAYVLRGIGDAAGTPTADGVHMTAAWPSWLSPIGWGEQASVYDSNLWWPLLLSLAFTALLVGIVFALQSRRDSGASLVPQRAGRADARATLSGSLGLAWRLQWPTIVGWAIGGALSGLLAGSLGSLVSKVAADANLNAVEQGLKTMGSGGSGSLDALFVSAIFSLIGVLAAACATQVIIRMRQEEAAGTAEVLLATPLARIRWLLDYLLVGVVAVVIVLTVAAVAAVASALSAPGGDAVGGSFRAAVAQLPAAFIYLGVLALVFVLLPSWTIPLAWSLLGLGAFFGLFAGFIGLPDWARDLSPFAHTPVTVGPSQDWSGGIWMLAIAVVAATVAGLLIRRRDVVTT; translated from the coding sequence ATGAACACCTTCGGCGTGCTGCTCATGCAGCGCCTGCGTCGCGACCGCTGGCAGCTGATCATCTGGATCGCCTGCATCGCCCTGCTCGCGTTCGTCGCGACCACCTCAGTCGGCTCCACGTATGGGAGCGGGGCGAGTCGCGCGTCCGTGCTCAAGCTCGCGGTTTCCAATCCCGCGATTCTGATGTTGCGCGGGTTGCCCCAGGGCAGCAGCCTCGCGGCCGTCACCTACTTTGAGATCTTCACCTTTCTGGCACTGCTCGCCGGTCTCATGAGCACCTTCCTCGCGGTGCGTCACACGCGTGCCGAGGAGGAGTCGGGCCGCGCCGAACTCATCGCTTCGACCCCGGCCGCGCGCCTGACGCCGACCGTTGCAACTCTCGTGCACGGCGTGCTGGCCAACCTGGTGATCGGCATCGTTGTTGTCGTCGGGTTCTCCTCCTCGAAGCTGCCCGTGGACGGCTCGATCCTGGCCGGCGCGGCCGTCGCCGCCACCGGCATCGTCTTCGTGGGCGTGGGTCTCCTGACCTCGCAACTCATGGTTACCTCGCGCGGTGCGAACGGCGTGGCCGCCGCAGCGGTGGTGCTCGCCTATGTACTGCGCGGCATCGGCGATGCGGCGGGAACCCCGACGGCCGACGGCGTGCACATGACCGCGGCGTGGCCGAGCTGGCTCTCGCCCATCGGCTGGGGCGAACAGGCCAGCGTCTACGACAGCAACCTGTGGTGGCCGCTGCTGCTCAGCCTGGCCTTCACCGCGCTGCTCGTCGGCATCGTCTTCGCGCTGCAATCGCGACGGGACAGCGGGGCCAGCCTGGTGCCGCAGCGTGCCGGTCGAGCGGATGCTCGCGCAACGCTCTCGGGTTCCCTCGGCCTCGCCTGGCGCCTGCAGTGGCCCACCATCGTGGGCTGGGCGATCGGCGGCGCGCTCTCGGGCCTGCTCGCGGGCTCGCTGGGCAGCCTCGTCTCCAAGGTCGCCGCCGATGCGAATCTGAACGCGGTGGAGCAGGGCCTGAAGACGATGGGATCCGGCGGCTCCGGCTCGCTCGACGCCCTCTTCGTCAGCGCCATCTTCTCCCTCATCGGGGTGCTGGCGGCTGCCTGCGCGACGCAGGTGATCATCCGGATGCGACAGGAGGAGGCCGCAGGAACGGCCGAGGTGCTGCTCGCCACACCGTTGGCACGCATCCGGTGGCTGCTCGACTATCTGCTGGTGGGGGTGGTTGCCGTGGTGATAGTGCTCACGGTCGCGGCGGTCGCGGCGGTCGCGTCGGCGCTCAGCGCCCCCGGAGGTGACGCGGTGGGAGGATCGTTCAGGGCCGCTGTCGCCCAACTGCCCGCGGCATTCATCTACCTCGGCGTGCTCGCCCTGGTGTTCGTGCTGCTGCCGTCGTGGACGATTCCGCTTGCGTGGTCGCTGCTCGGCCTCGGAGCCTTCTTCGGGCTCTTCGCCGGTTTCATCGGCCTGCCCGACTGGGCGCGTGACCTCTCGCCGTTCGCCCACACGCCGGTGACGGTCGGCCCGTCGCAGGACTGGAGCGGCGGCATCTGGATGCTGGCCATCGCCGTCGTCGCGGCGACCGTGGCCGGCCTGCTCATCCGTCGTCGAGACGTCGTGACGACGTGA
- a CDS encoding ABC transporter ATP-binding protein yields the protein MNTVIEAVGLEKRFGRVRALDGLDLSVAEGEVHGFLGPNGAGKSTTIRVLLGLARSNGGRATVFGRDPFTDAVELHRRMGYVPGDVSLWPNLSGGEAIDLLSRLRGGTADKKGYAARKTRLVEVFQFDPSKKGRSYSKGNRQKVALIAAFATRADLLILDEPTSGLDPIMEEVFNQEIRRASAEGSTVLLSSHILSEVEQLCDRVSIIRAGKTVESGTLAELRHLTRTEISFAADGTTDATLARIPDSHDLKTANSRVRFTADSDRLSGVLRALAELDVKSLTVSPPSLEELFLRHYGDELSSDELVESEQSGRSEQSERSGRSEHSAQPAVRQRQGASRR from the coding sequence ATGAACACAGTGATTGAGGCCGTCGGCCTCGAGAAACGATTCGGTCGCGTGCGTGCGCTCGACGGCCTCGACCTCTCGGTGGCCGAGGGGGAGGTGCACGGTTTTCTCGGCCCGAATGGCGCGGGAAAGTCCACGACGATTCGTGTGCTGCTGGGCCTGGCGCGGTCGAATGGCGGTCGCGCTACCGTCTTCGGCCGAGACCCGTTCACGGATGCCGTCGAGCTACACCGACGCATGGGTTACGTGCCCGGCGACGTGAGCCTCTGGCCCAACCTCTCCGGTGGCGAGGCCATCGACCTGCTCAGCCGCCTGCGCGGCGGCACGGCCGACAAGAAGGGCTACGCCGCGCGCAAGACGCGTCTCGTCGAGGTCTTTCAGTTCGACCCGAGCAAGAAGGGTCGCTCCTATTCCAAGGGCAACCGCCAGAAGGTGGCGCTGATCGCAGCCTTCGCCACGCGCGCCGATCTGCTCATTCTCGATGAGCCGACGAGCGGCCTCGACCCCATCATGGAGGAGGTCTTCAACCAGGAGATCCGGCGCGCATCCGCCGAGGGCTCCACCGTGTTGCTTTCCAGCCACATCCTCTCGGAGGTGGAGCAGCTCTGCGACCGAGTGAGCATCATCCGCGCCGGCAAGACGGTCGAATCGGGCACGCTCGCCGAACTGCGGCACCTCACCCGCACCGAGATCTCCTTCGCCGCCGACGGCACAACGGATGCGACCCTCGCGCGCATTCCCGACAGTCACGACCTGAAGACGGCCAACTCTCGTGTGCGCTTCACGGCAGACAGCGACAGGCTCTCCGGGGTGCTGAGGGCGTTGGCCGAACTCGACGTGAAGAGTCTTACGGTCTCGCCGCCCTCGCTCGAGGAGCTCTTTCTGCGTCACTATGGCGACGAGCTCAGCAGTGACGAGCTCGTCGAGTCGGAGCAGTCGGGGCGGTCGGAGCAGTCGGAGCGGTCGGGGCGGTCGGAGCACTCCGCGCAGCCGGCCGTGCGTCAGCGCCAGGGGGCGTCGCGGCGATGA
- a CDS encoding MATE family efflux transporter has translation MDREILRLAVPALGALVAEPLFLLADSAMIGHLGAVPLAGLGIASAVLQTIIGLMIFLAYSTTPTVARLLGAGDTRSAVSAGVSSTWLALGLGLVLAVAGWVSAPALVAAFGAAPDVAVAASAYLTVSMLGLPAMLIVFAATGLLRGLQDTRTPLLVAGVGFAANVALNFVFIYGLGLGIVGSAVGTVVAQWGMVAVYAAVVIRHTRRAGASLLPHRAGLLHTAGSGGWLFVRTASLRAAMVLAVAVATRLGSPELAAFQVAMTVFGTLAFALDALAIAAQALIGRALGASRLDEVRAVLRRCLQWGVLAGLTLGLVTVALSPVAARAFTNDPSVVALLPIALVIVGIGVPLGGYVFVLDGVLIGAGDARYLAWTGVLNVAVFVPLAIAVAVWSPGGVIGLAWLTAAFALGYIGARAVTLGLRSRGSRWMVAGARR, from the coding sequence GTGGATCGCGAGATCCTGCGTCTTGCCGTGCCCGCGCTCGGCGCCCTCGTCGCCGAGCCGTTGTTCCTGCTCGCCGACTCGGCCATGATCGGGCATCTCGGCGCCGTCCCTCTGGCCGGCCTCGGCATCGCGAGCGCGGTGTTGCAGACCATCATCGGCCTGATGATCTTTCTCGCGTACAGCACCACGCCGACCGTCGCGCGGCTGCTCGGTGCCGGCGACACACGCTCCGCCGTCTCGGCCGGCGTCTCGAGCACCTGGCTGGCACTCGGCCTTGGACTGGTGCTGGCGGTCGCGGGCTGGGTGAGCGCCCCGGCGCTGGTGGCCGCGTTCGGGGCGGCACCGGATGTCGCGGTGGCGGCATCCGCGTATCTGACGGTCTCGATGCTCGGACTGCCCGCCATGCTCATCGTCTTCGCCGCGACCGGCCTGCTGCGCGGTCTACAAGACACACGCACGCCGCTGCTCGTTGCGGGTGTCGGCTTCGCCGCCAACGTGGCCCTGAACTTCGTGTTCATCTACGGACTCGGCCTGGGCATCGTCGGCTCAGCCGTCGGCACCGTGGTAGCGCAGTGGGGCATGGTGGCGGTATATGCCGCTGTCGTCATACGACACACTCGTCGCGCGGGAGCCTCACTGCTTCCGCATCGAGCGGGCCTGTTGCATACGGCCGGATCCGGCGGATGGCTGTTCGTGCGCACCGCCAGCCTGCGCGCGGCCATGGTGCTTGCCGTCGCGGTCGCCACCCGACTCGGATCCCCGGAGCTCGCCGCATTCCAGGTGGCGATGACGGTGTTCGGCACGCTGGCCTTCGCCCTGGATGCACTCGCTATCGCCGCGCAGGCGCTGATCGGGCGCGCGCTGGGCGCATCCCGACTCGATGAGGTGCGGGCCGTGCTGAGGCGCTGCCTGCAGTGGGGTGTGCTCGCCGGGCTCACCCTCGGTCTGGTGACGGTAGCGCTGAGCCCCGTCGCGGCGCGAGCGTTCACGAACGACCCGAGCGTCGTGGCCCTGCTGCCGATAGCGCTGGTGATTGTGGGCATCGGTGTGCCCTTGGGCGGCTACGTGTTCGTGCTCGACGGCGTGCTGATCGGCGCGGGAGATGCGCGCTATCTGGCGTGGACGGGCGTGCTGAACGTCGCCGTGTTCGTGCCGCTCGCCATCGCCGTTGCCGTGTGGTCGCCGGGCGGGGTGATCGGCCTGGCCTGGCTGACGGCGGCCTTCGCCCTCGGCTACATCGGAGCGCGCGCCGTGACCCTCGGGCTGCGCTCACGCGGCTCACGCTGGATGGTCGCCGGCGCCCGCCGCTGA
- a CDS encoding LacI family DNA-binding transcriptional regulator, translating into MDAQRPTLADVARLAGVSASTASLAFSGTGPVSEATRARVHAAADELRYAGPDPRARSLRRGRSGIVGVVIEERVRDAFRDPIKIAILDGLSEQLGEMDAGLLLLTDEGDGGVGMRDASMDAVVLIGCSPRLEDSIATLRQRGIPLVAIEGNPSEGVLTISLDNREATRRVAEHLRELGHERVAVVTLPLDRERTRGSLSLERERASTADTTLGRLAGARDVYPSIGGLVAAGSSVQEGTLAATALLDVPLAERPTAIIAQSDLLAAGVIRAAEELGIEVPNELSVVGFDGARVEGLWPYDLTTMVQPAVEKGRASGRVIREMLAGGHPEPVAFTSTFHLGNTTAPPRSAG; encoded by the coding sequence ATGGACGCACAGCGACCGACACTCGCCGATGTTGCGCGGCTGGCCGGCGTCTCCGCCTCCACGGCATCGCTGGCGTTCAGCGGCACCGGCCCGGTCTCCGAAGCCACGCGGGCCCGCGTGCACGCGGCTGCCGACGAACTGCGCTATGCGGGGCCGGATCCGCGGGCGCGCTCCCTGCGCCGCGGCCGCTCGGGCATCGTCGGTGTGGTGATCGAAGAGCGCGTGCGCGACGCCTTTCGCGACCCGATCAAGATTGCAATTCTCGACGGACTCTCCGAGCAGCTCGGCGAGATGGATGCCGGTCTGCTGTTGCTGACAGACGAGGGCGACGGGGGCGTGGGCATGCGTGACGCGTCGATGGATGCGGTGGTGCTGATCGGCTGCAGCCCCCGTCTCGAAGACTCCATCGCCACGTTGCGCCAGCGGGGGATTCCGCTGGTCGCCATCGAGGGCAACCCCTCCGAGGGGGTACTCACGATTTCGCTCGACAATCGCGAGGCGACGAGGCGGGTGGCCGAGCACCTTCGTGAACTCGGGCACGAACGCGTTGCCGTGGTGACGTTGCCCCTGGACCGGGAGCGCACCCGTGGATCGCTCAGCCTCGAGCGCGAGCGCGCGAGCACGGCGGACACCACTCTGGGCCGCCTGGCCGGCGCGCGCGATGTCTACCCCTCGATCGGCGGCCTCGTTGCCGCGGGCAGTTCCGTTCAGGAGGGCACGCTCGCCGCGACGGCGCTGCTTGATGTTCCTCTCGCAGAACGCCCGACGGCGATCATCGCGCAGAGCGACCTGCTGGCGGCCGGCGTGATTCGGGCCGCGGAGGAACTCGGCATCGAGGTGCCGAACGAACTCAGCGTCGTCGGCTTCGATGGTGCGCGGGTCGAGGGTCTGTGGCCGTACGACCTGACCACGATGGTGCAGCCGGCGGTCGAGAAGGGGCGCGCCTCGGGGCGCGTGATTCGGGAAATGCTCGCGGGCGGGCATCCGGAGCCCGTGGCGTTCACGAGTACATTCCACCTCGGGAATACAACGGCGCCGCCCCGTTCCGCTGGTTGA
- a CDS encoding MFS transporter, producing the protein MQHTTPRPVDALSRAELHSWRNAIFVVFVLSGVCLASWVARIPAVRDDLQLSTSGVGLLLLCLSVGSVLGLVAAAPTLARVGARRGMMLAILVVAVGLVLVGIGAAVLPSIPLVGVGLALLGFGNGACDVMMNVEAAAAEKAIGKTIMPLMHACFSIGTVAGAGIGAGAAALAIPVSWHLIGTAVVVAVTVVIVVRYVPLREELGDEEPGGASADQPKPDWRARLKDSLSVWADMRLILIGIVMLGMAFAEGSANDWIALATVDGHHQDNATGAVFLGIFVAAMTVGRVVGGPFIDRFGRVAVIRATAVLGVIGLLLFILGGSTWIVVVGTILWGMGASLGFPVGMSAAADDTKRAAARVSAVAMIGYCAFLVGPPLIGFLGQTFGILNALFVILVLLVLSGLAAPATREASRQKPTAP; encoded by the coding sequence ATGCAGCACACCACCCCGAGGCCGGTTGACGCCCTCTCCCGCGCCGAACTGCATTCGTGGCGCAACGCGATCTTCGTCGTCTTCGTTCTCAGCGGAGTCTGCCTGGCCTCCTGGGTGGCCCGAATTCCGGCCGTGCGGGACGACCTGCAGCTGAGTACGTCCGGGGTTGGGCTGCTGCTTCTGTGCCTCTCGGTCGGCTCGGTTCTCGGGCTCGTGGCTGCCGCCCCGACACTCGCCCGCGTCGGCGCCAGGCGCGGCATGATGCTCGCGATCCTTGTGGTGGCCGTCGGTCTCGTTCTCGTCGGTATCGGTGCTGCCGTGCTGCCGTCGATTCCACTGGTCGGTGTCGGTCTCGCGCTGCTCGGCTTCGGCAACGGTGCCTGCGACGTGATGATGAATGTCGAAGCGGCAGCCGCCGAGAAGGCGATCGGCAAAACGATCATGCCGCTCATGCACGCCTGCTTCAGCATCGGCACCGTTGCCGGTGCGGGTATCGGCGCCGGGGCTGCGGCGCTCGCCATTCCGGTGTCCTGGCACCTGATCGGTACGGCGGTAGTGGTGGCCGTCACGGTTGTGATCGTGGTGAGATACGTGCCGCTGCGCGAGGAGCTCGGCGACGAGGAACCGGGCGGGGCATCCGCGGATCAGCCGAAGCCCGACTGGCGCGCCCGCCTGAAGGACAGCCTGTCGGTGTGGGCCGACATGCGCCTCATCCTGATCGGCATCGTGATGCTCGGCATGGCGTTCGCCGAGGGCTCGGCCAACGACTGGATCGCGCTGGCGACCGTCGATGGACACCACCAAGACAACGCGACGGGCGCGGTCTTCCTCGGCATTTTCGTGGCGGCCATGACGGTCGGTCGCGTGGTCGGCGGGCCGTTCATCGACCGATTCGGGCGGGTTGCTGTCATTCGCGCGACGGCCGTGCTGGGCGTGATCGGACTGCTGCTGTTCATTCTCGGGGGCAGCACCTGGATCGTCGTGGTCGGCACGATCCTGTGGGGAATGGGCGCGTCGCTGGGCTTCCCCGTCGGCATGTCCGCCGCGGCAGACGACACTAAGCGGGCCGCGGCGCGGGTGAGCGCCGTGGCGATGATCGGCTACTGCGCGTTCCTGGTGGGCCCGCCGCTCATCGGCTTCCTCGGCCAGACCTTCGGCATCCTGAACGCCCTGTTCGTGATCCTGGTGCTGCTGGTGCTCTCGGGTCTCGCCGCGCCCGCCACCCGCGAGGCCTCCCGCCAGAAGCCCACCGCCCCCTGA
- a CDS encoding ribbon-helix-helix protein, CopG family yields the protein MKRIIQGREIDESQVDEWVAEAEAGYDVDTLRARWGRVPRGATAAQVIPVRLTEGELAALMARAKREGLNRSEAIRAALDGWSHVAPKKSSTR from the coding sequence ATGAAGCGCATCATCCAGGGTCGCGAGATTGACGAGTCACAGGTTGACGAGTGGGTCGCTGAGGCCGAGGCTGGCTATGACGTCGACACTCTGCGTGCGCGCTGGGGTCGCGTTCCGCGAGGTGCAACGGCCGCTCAAGTAATTCCGGTCCGCCTGACGGAGGGCGAGCTCGCCGCGCTCATGGCTCGAGCTAAGCGTGAAGGCCTGAACCGGTCAGAGGCGATCCGTGCCGCTCTGGACGGCTGGTCGCACGTCGCACCGAAGAAGTCATCCACGCGATGA
- the nucS gene encoding endonuclease NucS, which produces MRLVIAQCSVDYAGRLSAHLPLATRLLMVKADGSLLVHSDGGSYKPLNWMSPPCTLSVSEPDEVQADAGITQLWTVTQKKTDDKLIVSIHEILHDSSHELGIDPGLQKDGVEAHLQKLLAEQIELLGEGHTLVRREYMTAIGPVDILARDQNGAAIAVELKRRGDIDGVEQLTRYLELMNRDPHLAPVTGIFAAQEIKPQARTLAEDRGIRCLVLDYDAMRGLDDAHMRLF; this is translated from the coding sequence GTGCGTCTCGTCATTGCCCAGTGTTCCGTGGATTACGCGGGCCGGCTGAGCGCGCATCTGCCGCTCGCCACGCGCCTGCTCATGGTGAAGGCCGACGGCAGCCTGCTCGTGCACTCCGACGGCGGCTCGTACAAACCGCTCAACTGGATGAGCCCGCCCTGCACGCTCAGCGTCAGCGAACCCGACGAGGTGCAGGCGGATGCCGGCATCACCCAGCTCTGGACGGTCACCCAGAAGAAGACCGACGACAAACTCATCGTGTCGATCCACGAGATTCTGCACGACTCGAGCCACGAGCTCGGCATCGACCCCGGGCTGCAGAAGGACGGCGTGGAGGCACACCTGCAGAAGCTGCTGGCCGAACAGATCGAGCTGCTCGGTGAGGGGCACACGCTGGTGCGCCGCGAATACATGACGGCGATCGGGCCCGTGGACATCCTCGCCCGCGATCAGAACGGCGCGGCCATCGCGGTCGAGCTCAAGCGCCGCGGCGACATCGACGGCGTGGAGCAGCTCACTCGCTACCTCGAACTCATGAACCGCGACCCGCACCTCGCGCCCGTCACCGGCATCTTCGCCGCCCAGGAGATCAAACCGCAGGCGCGCACGCTGGCCGAGGATCGCGGCATCCGGTGTCTCGTTCTCGATTACGACGCGATGCGTGGCCTCGACGACGCCCACATGCGGCTGTTCTGA
- a CDS encoding helix-turn-helix domain-containing protein: MDDAGQANRLGEYLRARRALVAPERFGIPAGSHRRVAGLRREEVALLAGISADYYLRLERGRDHNPSAQVLESLARVLQLDEVEAEYLVALGASRPRAQRQVRTERVPDRLHQLLIALDVPAFIEGRYFDVLASNPLAVAFSPRLTPGQNRLRSLLLDAEEREFHENWSAAVTEFVALFRRTVGDDLADPRAVELVGELSLASARFRTLWARHDVRQLQGGTTTVNHPTVGALSLHREKLPVDGLVLVIYYPDAHSDSAEKLRLLGSLATVAVENTGSSALRAHESSPDES; encoded by the coding sequence ATGGATGATGCTGGTCAGGCGAATCGACTCGGCGAGTACCTGCGTGCCCGGCGAGCCCTGGTCGCACCGGAACGCTTCGGCATCCCGGCTGGCTCGCACCGTCGCGTGGCGGGGCTGCGACGCGAAGAGGTCGCACTCCTCGCGGGCATCAGCGCCGACTATTACCTCAGGCTCGAACGCGGCCGTGACCACAATCCGTCCGCGCAGGTGCTGGAGTCCCTCGCTCGCGTTCTGCAGCTCGACGAGGTCGAGGCCGAATACCTGGTGGCCCTTGGCGCTTCCCGCCCGCGAGCACAACGGCAGGTGCGCACCGAGCGGGTGCCCGACCGCTTGCATCAGCTTCTGATCGCCCTTGATGTGCCTGCCTTCATCGAGGGACGGTACTTCGATGTGCTCGCCTCCAACCCTCTCGCCGTGGCGTTTTCGCCTCGTCTCACGCCCGGGCAGAACCGGCTGCGGTCTCTTCTGCTGGATGCGGAAGAACGCGAGTTCCACGAAAACTGGAGCGCCGCCGTGACCGAGTTCGTGGCACTGTTTCGGCGCACCGTTGGCGACGACCTCGCCGACCCGCGCGCGGTCGAACTCGTCGGAGAACTCTCACTTGCCAGCGCACGTTTCCGCACCCTGTGGGCGCGGCACGACGTTCGCCAGCTCCAGGGTGGCACCACGACCGTCAACCATCCCACGGTCGGCGCTCTGAGCCTCCACCGGGAAAAGCTTCCCGTCGACGGCCTCGTTCTCGTCATCTACTACCCGGATGCGCACAGTGACAGCGCAGAAAAGCTCCGTCTGCTCGGGTCACTGGCAACCGTGGCGGTCGAAAACACGGGCTCCAGCGCGCTGCGGGCGCACGAGAGCAGCCCAGACGAGAGCTGA
- a CDS encoding SDR family oxidoreductase: MDITNRTVLIVGGTSGIGNGLARRFVAAGSTVIVGGRNTNKVKDLETVEIDVADPHSVIRARDEVLTNHPELDVVVTMSGVMLIEDLRDPAHLAQAETTITVNLLGTIRVIDAFTSHLINRGGGHMITVSSGIGFLPFPLMPSYGASKAGVHAYTESLRAQLAGTGVEVTELIPPAVANAGQEKLNPAALPLDDYLDEVISLITENPTPNEVVVKAANRLRWAERDGTYADLMRLRSESLSALPAR; encoded by the coding sequence ATGGACATCACCAATCGCACCGTTCTGATCGTCGGAGGCACCTCCGGCATCGGCAATGGGTTGGCGCGACGCTTCGTTGCGGCGGGCAGCACCGTCATTGTCGGAGGGCGCAACACGAACAAGGTGAAGGATCTCGAGACGGTCGAGATTGATGTCGCCGACCCGCACTCGGTCATCCGTGCCCGCGACGAGGTGCTCACCAACCACCCCGAGCTCGACGTCGTGGTGACGATGTCGGGCGTGATGCTCATCGAGGATCTCCGCGACCCCGCACACCTCGCCCAGGCGGAAACCACTATCACCGTCAATCTCCTCGGCACCATCCGCGTGATTGACGCATTCACCTCGCACCTGATCAACCGCGGTGGTGGCCATATGATTACGGTCAGCTCCGGTATCGGCTTCCTCCCGTTCCCGCTGATGCCCAGCTACGGCGCATCCAAGGCGGGCGTGCACGCATACACCGAGTCGCTTCGGGCGCAGCTCGCCGGTACCGGCGTCGAGGTCACCGAGCTCATTCCGCCGGCCGTCGCCAATGCCGGCCAGGAGAAGCTCAACCCCGCCGCGCTGCCGCTCGACGACTATCTCGACGAGGTCATCTCGCTCATCACCGAGAACCCGACCCCAAACGAGGTAGTGGTGAAGGCGGCCAATCGGCTGCGCTGGGCTGAGCGCGACGGCACCTACGCCGACCTCATGCGGCTTCGCTCCGAATCACTCAGCGCCCTTCCCGCCCGCTGA
- a CDS encoding HAD hydrolase-like protein produces MTTPTATLTRTWTCVLFDLDGTLTDSAPGITASLAETFTRLGRPVPDEQELLNYVGPPLLDSFRIFAGMNPDEVLQAADVYRSVASETSSDINNNAVFPGVKGVLKRLHDAGIPLAIATSKPETRARLILDHFGLSEYFTVITGASDDEVRSSKADVVAEALRRLTEQGIDLEQTVMVGDRLHDVLGAGEHGVPTILVEWGYGSPAEATGAIATVYSADQLSTLLLG; encoded by the coding sequence ATGACTACCCCCACTGCAACGCTTACCCGAACCTGGACGTGCGTGCTCTTCGACCTCGACGGCACGCTTACGGACTCCGCACCCGGCATCACCGCATCCCTCGCCGAGACCTTCACGCGTCTCGGTCGCCCCGTTCCCGACGAGCAGGAACTGCTCAACTACGTCGGCCCGCCGCTTCTCGATTCGTTCCGCATCTTCGCAGGCATGAACCCCGACGAGGTGCTGCAGGCCGCGGATGTCTACCGTTCTGTCGCAAGCGAGACCTCCAGCGACATCAACAACAACGCCGTATTTCCCGGAGTGAAGGGTGTGCTGAAGCGTTTGCACGACGCGGGCATTCCCCTCGCCATCGCCACGAGCAAGCCCGAGACCCGCGCGCGCCTCATTCTCGACCACTTCGGCCTCAGCGAATACTTCACCGTCATCACCGGAGCCAGCGACGACGAGGTGCGCAGCAGCAAGGCGGATGTCGTGGCCGAGGCCCTGCGTCGGCTCACCGAACAGGGCATCGACCTCGAGCAGACCGTCATGGTGGGCGACCGCCTGCACGACGTTCTGGGTGCCGGCGAGCACGGTGTGCCGACGATTCTCGTCGAGTGGGGCTACGGCTCCCCCGCCGAGGCGACAGGAGCCATCGCCACCGTGTACTCCGCCGATCAGCTCAGCACCCTGCTGCTCGGATAG